One region of Eupeodes corollae chromosome 1, idEupCoro1.1, whole genome shotgun sequence genomic DNA includes:
- the LOC129939932 gene encoding uncharacterized protein LOC129939932 — protein MSDIKSKLEKLRPKRQVIIGQLGRAKDFVLNRAATALIAELETRLEYLESTKINFESVQTKIDNARHPSESSPSNLTVLDTTIGGTPISLPKIPTPNFSGDYINWTSFYQTFFALVHNNPALNNVTRFHYLRSALREKALSCIRALEVTETNYEAALETLISRYNKKQVIAHDHLKKLFNFPQVPRNSAT, from the exons ATGTCTGACATTAAGTCAAAGTTAGAGAAACTTAGACCAAAACGTCAAGTGATCATAGGTCAATTAGGAAGAGCTAAGGATTTTGTGTTGAACCGCGCTGCAACAGCACTAATCGCTGAACTCGAGACTCGTTTGGAATATCTTGAATCTACCAAAATTAATTTCGAAAGCGTTCAAACTAAAATTGA CAATGCCAGGCATCCATCAGAGTCATCACCTTCGAATCTTACAGTACTTGACACAACGATTGGAGGCACACCAATCAGCCTTCCAAAGATTCCTACACCTAACTTTTCAGGCGATTACATTAATTGGACATCATTTTATCAGACATTCTTCGCATTAGTTCACAACAATCCTGCCTTGAATAATGTCACAAGATTTCACTACTTACGCTCAGCGCTTAGAGAAAAGGCACTCAGCTGCATTCGCGCTCTAGAGGTTACAGAAACCAATTATGAAGCCGCACTCGAAACTCTCATTTCTCGATATAATAAAAAGCAAGTCATAGCTCATGATCatcttaaaaaactatttaatttccCACAAGTTCCACGAAATTCCGCAACTTAA